One Cricetulus griseus strain 17A/GY chromosome 5, alternate assembly CriGri-PICRH-1.0, whole genome shotgun sequence genomic window carries:
- the Tnfaip8l1 gene encoding tumor necrosis factor alpha-induced protein 8-like protein 1 codes for MDTFSTKSLALQAQKKVLSKMASKAMVAVFVDDTSSEILDELYQATKEFTRSRKEAQRVVKNLVKVAVKLSVLLRAGQLDSDELAQLRRFQGRMRSLAMTALSFHQVDFTFDRRVLAAGLLECRDLLHQATGTHLTAKSHGRINHVFGHFANGDFLAALYSPAEPYRRHLHRICDGLGRMLDEGGI; via the coding sequence ATGGACACCTTCAGCACGAAGAGCCTGGCCCTGCAGGCCCAGAAGAAAGTCCTCAGTAAGATGGCCTCCAAGGCCATGGTGGCCGTATTTGTGGACGACACCAGCAGCGAGATCCTGGATGAACTGTACCAAGCCACCAAGGAGTTCACCCGCAGCCGGAAGGAGGCGCAGAGGGTGGTGAAGAACCTGGTGAAGGTGGCGGTGAAGCTGTCGGTGCTGCTGCGGGCCGGTCAGCTGGATAGCGATGAGCTGGCCCAGTTGCGACGGTTCCAGGGCCGGATGCGCAGTCTGGCCATGACAGCCCTCAGCTTCCACCAGGTGGACTTCACCTTCGACCGGCGAGTGCTGGCCGCGGGGCTGCTGGAGTGCAGGGATCTGCTGCATCAGGCCACAGGCACGCACCTCACTGCCAAGTCCCATGGCCGCATCAACCACGTCTTCGGCCACTTTGCCAACGGCGACTTCCTGGCCGCGCTGTACAGCCCAGCAGAACCCTACCGGAGACACCTGCACCGCATCTGCGACGGCCTCGGGAGGATGCTGGACGAGGGCGGCATCTGA